Below is a window of Shinella sp. PSBB067 DNA.
GGCACGATGCCGCGCCGGGCGATCTCGGGATAGATTTCCGCCGCGTTGCCGACGAGGCCGATGGACGTCGCCCGCTTCTCCTTGACGGCCGTGTCGATCATCGCGAGCGCGGTGTCGATATCCGGCGCGACATGCTCCAGATAGCCGACCGCCTTGCGCTTGGCGGCCCGCTCCGGGTCGATGTCGACGCACAGGATCGCCGCGCCCGCCATGCGGCCGGCGAGCGGCTGCGCGCCGCCCATGCCGCCGAGGCCGGCGGTCAGGATGAAGCGCCCGGCAAGGCTGCCGCCGAAGCGCTTTTCCGCGATGCGCATGAAGATTTCATAGGTGCCCTGGATGACGCCCTGGCTGCCGATATACTGCCAGGCGCCCGCGGTCAGGCCGCCCCAGCAGATCAGCCCCTTGCGCTGCAGCTCGTAGAACACCTCCGCCTTCGCCCACTGCCCGACGATGTTGCAGTTCGCCATGATGACGAGCGGCGCCTTCGCATGGGTCCTGAGCAGGCCAACAGGCTTGCCGGACTGGATGACCAGCGTCTGGTCCTCCTCCATCTCGCTCAGCGCCTTGACGATGGCCTTGTGCGCCGCCCAGTTGCGCGCCGCCTTGCCGAGCGCGGCATAGACGATCAGGTTGTCCGGATCCTCGCCGACCGCCAGCACGTTTTCCAGAAGCCGCAGCAGCGCCTCCTGCCGCCAGCCCCTGGCGCGCAGCACGTTGCCGCTCGGGATAGGGTAATTCGGATGGCGCGGATTGGGTTTGGGCATGGCTTGTCCCTCTTGCGAATATGTCGTGTTACTTCGGCGGCAGCGTATCGACGAAGGCGATCGCCTCGCCAATCAGGCGGCGACGCAGGACCTCGTCCGAGCAGGCTTCGGGAGAGGCGCGAACCCAGCCCTCCATGGCCCGCTGCCCCATCCTCACGGGTCCGACGCCATCGATGGCGAGCGCAAAGGCATCATTGCCCTTGCCGAGGCGAACCATTAGGCCCTGCCTGCTTGCACCGCAAAGAAGGTGGCCGTCGAGCAGCCAGGCAAGCCCGCCGAACATCGGCTTTTCCGAGAGCCCGGCGCGCAAGCCGAGATCGGCGCGGACGATGTCCTCCAGTTCCCTGTCCCGCGCCATCATCCGCCTCCGGTCACTTGGCCAGGGCGTAGCGGGCGAGCTCGATCCCCATCGCCTTCTCCACCGAGGGGTAGACGGTCGGGTCGAGGACGCTGGAGGCGAGCGGAATGATCGTCTTCGGCACATGCAGCACGAAGACCTTCATGCCGACTTCGAGCTGGCCGACGCTGAGCGGCTCGCCCTCGGGCGAGAGCGTGGTGATCACATCGGGGAAGGTGGCAAGGCGCTTGCCCCCGGCAGACTCCACCGCCATGTACTCGTTCATCACATGCAGCACCGAAGCGCTGTCGCCCGTGCCGAGCGTCACGGTGCCGATGTCGAAGGCTTCCTTCGTGTAGACCACGGACTTGTCGGTGATCGTGCCCTCGGAAAGGATCGCGCCGCCCGTCGTCTTCACGATGGCGTCGATGACCGCCGAACCGCCCTTGGCTTCCGCCGCGATGATCGCCTCGCCGAGATCAAGCGCCAGCGAGATGCCGCCGAGTGCCGCGTTCTTGCGCACGTAGGAGGCGCGCAGCGGATTGCGGCAGGATGCGATGAAGCCGCCGGACATGTCGGACGCCGTGCGCAGGATGGGCGAGACCTTCGCCGTCGCGCCCCGCACGACAAGCTCGATATAGCGGTTCTCCTCGCGGTTCCCGCCGACGGCCGTCTGGATCATCTCGTCGGGCGAACCGGCCATGCCGATGGAGCCCATATCGCCGGTCGGATGCGCGCGCATGTCGCCGACGGCATCCAGCACCTTCGTGCCGAGGATGGCCGAAGGCAGCCAGCCGTTCAGCGTCGAGGACCTGCCGTTCTGTCCCACCATCAGCGCCGCGACCGTCTCGCCCAGCGCCTCCTGCAGGAGCTGCACCGCCTTCACATAGTCGACGCCGCGCATTTCCCAGGGCGTCGTCGAGGCCGGCGCGCCGATGGCCGCCGCCGTCGCCACCCAGTCGTCGTCGCAGAGCTCGTCGATGGACACCAGTTCCGGCTTGCCGATCGAGACCGCCGCATGGCCCAGCATGCGCCCGTGATCGGCCCAGCCGCCGCCGCCGGCGGCATAGACGGAGCCGCCCTTGACCGCCGCCTCGACGTCTTTTTCCTTTAAAATCCGGCCCATCACACGCTCTCCTGAATCACGTCCTGAAGTTTCTCGTCGAGTTGAATCACCGCGTTAAGAAGCACCGCCGCACCGAGCGCGATGTCGTCCGTTTCCGCGAATTCCTCCGGCGCATGGCTGCGCCCGCCAAGGCACGGCACGAAGATCATCGCCGCCCGCGTCACCTTCGCCATGAAGGCCGTGTCGTGCCCCGCGCCGGACGCCATGCGCCGATGGCTCGCCCCCGCCGCGACGCAGGCCGCGTCGAGAACGTCGAGCACCAGCGGATCGCCCGGCGTCGGCATGTTGTCCGAGATACGGCGCGGCGGCCCGATGACGGTTCCCGTCTCGCGCGCGACGTTCGCTGCAAGCTGCTCGACGGAAGCCGCGAAGACCTCCATCGTCGTGCGCTCCTCCGCCCGCGCGTCGATCAGCAGCCGCACCCGCGACGGCACGACATTGGCCGCATTCGGCTCGATGGCGAATTCCCCAACCGTGGCCGTGAAATGCCCCGGCCCGGCCGCCAGCGACGTCGCCAGTGCTTCCACGCCCGTCACCAGACGCGCGGCGGCGGCGAGCGCATCGGCACGGCGGCCCATCGGCGTCGTGCCTGCATGGTCCGCCCGGCCCTCGACGACGATCTCGATGCGTGTGATCCCGGCAATCGCCGTCACCACGCCGATGTCGAGCCTTTCGGTCTCCAGCACCGGCCCCTGTTCGATATGCAGTTCGAGGAAAGCCGCGATGTCCCTTCGTGCTTCTGCGGCAATGCGCGCCGGATCGCCGCCGGCATTGCGAATGCCCGCTTCCAGCGTCAGCCCGTCGCTCTGCCGCGACAGCCAGTCCTCCGGCAGCACGCCCGCCATGCCACGGCTGCCGATGCAGGAGACGCCGAAGATCGAGACCTCCTCGGCCAGGAAATCCACCACCTCCAGATCGTGGTCGAGCGCAATGCCCCGATCGGCCAGCGCCCGCGCCACCTCCAGCGCCACCGCGACGCCCGCGATGCCGTCATAGCGCCCGCCATCCGGCACCGTGTCGGAATGCGAGCCGAGCATGATCGTGCCGAGACCGGGCTTTTTGCCTGCCCGCCGCGCAACGAGGTTGCCCGCCGCATCGATGCGCGTCTCAAGACCTGCGGCCTTGAACTTCTTTTCGAGAAACGCCCGCCCCGCCGGGAAAAGGGCGGAGAAAGCCCGCCGCGTATAGGGCCGGTCTGGTTCGGTGATCAGGGCAAGCCCGTCGATCACATCCGCGATGCGGGCGGGATCGACCGGCAGGTTGGACGCGCGGGCCATCAGACGGCGCCCGCAACGGCGAGCGTCGGCAGCGGCCGCACGAAGGCGCCGGTGCCGGGTTCGGCGAGCACCGTCGTGCCGTCGAAGGCGAGCCTGCCGCGCAGCCAGGTGGCCGAGACGCGCCACGGCAGGCGGATGCCGTTATAGGGCGACCAGCCGACGACGTTGTGACCGCTCGCCGCCGCATCATAGGTGTAAGGCTCGGGCGTCAGCACGGTGATGTCGGCATCCTTGCCGGCTTCGAGCGCGCCCTTGGCATGGTCCAGCCGGAAATGCCGCGCCGGGTTCAGCGCCATCAGCCCGGCCGCGCGCGTCAGCGGGATGCCGCGCTCCAGCGCGCCCTTGATAAAGAGCGGCACCATGACCTCCAGCCCCGGCACGCCGGAGGCGTTGGCCAGCATGTCCGGATCGGTCTTGCGATCCTCCGACCAGCTCACATGGTCGGTGGACACCAGCGTGACATTGCCGGCAGCGACATGCCGCCAGAGCTTTTCCACCTCGGCGCGCGGGCGGATGGGCGGGTTGATCTTCGCCTTGCCGCCGAGCCGGGCGACGTCGTTCTCCTCGTCGAGCGTCAGGTAATGGATGCAGCACTCGATGGTCGCGCGGTGCCCCTGCGCCCGGTAGGCCGCCGCGATCTCGTAGCCGCGGCCGAGCGAGCAATGCACCACATGCGCCGGGCAGCCGGTCGCCGCCCCCGTCTCGTAGATCTGGTTGGAGGCGAGCAGTTCCGTCAGCGGCGGGCGCGACAGGCCATGGGCGCGATAATCGGTGATGCCGGCCGCCTTCACCTTGGCGATCGCCGCGCGCACCGCCTCGTCGTCCTCGTTGTGCACGCCGGCCGTCAGCCCGGTCGGCGCGATGGCGCGGAAGCAGTCCTCCAGCAGCGCGGCCGGAATGCGCGGAAAGCGCTTCGGATCCGTGCCGAAGGTGGAGAACTTGAAGGCCGCGACGCCCGCCTCCACCATCTCGCCGATCCGCGCCGGTCCCTCCTCGGGATCGACCGTGCCATAGAGCGCGAAATCCACCCGCGCCTGCGGCCCCGCATGGTCCACCTTGCGCTTCACGGCCTCGGCCGAGCAGACAAGGTTGCCCTCGTCATAGGGCATGTCGACGATGGTCGTGACGCCGCCGGCCGCCGCCGAGCGCGTCGACCAGATGAAATCCTCCTGGTTCTTCTGCGAGAGCGAATGCACCTGCGCATCGATGGCGCCGGGCAGGATCAGCGCGCCGGAAAGATCGTGCCGCTCCTTCGCCGCGGGCATAGTGCCCTGGCCGACATGCACCACCTTGCCGTCGCGCACCGCCACATGCCCGCCGTCCACGATGCGGTCCGCGAGAACCACGGTGCCTTTCACAACGAGATCGAAATCGGCCATCGGGGTCTCCGTCAGGGCTTGAGGGCAAAGAAGGCGTCGAAATCCGCCATGGGCGCGGCCTCGACGAAGGCGGCGAGCGCCTCGGGGCTGGCAAGGTCGCGGTCGAGCGCCTCGATCTCGGCGGAGAGCGGCCTGTCCTTGCGATAGAAGGGGCTGATCGCCCGCGTGCGCTGGTAGGCGATGGCCGCCACGCCCTCGACATTGTCGCCGGCAAGGTCCACCGCCTGGGCGGAGAGCATGGCCTCGAGCGCCGCGAGCTGGTGGAGGTCGCGCACCTGGCTTTCCATGCGCTCGACGATGAGCGGCAGGAAGGTCGCCTCCTCCTCCAGTCCGCCGGCAACGACGATGGACTGCGCCGAGATCGGCACGGCCAGCGACTGGATGCGCATGTAGAGCTCCACGGCGAGCTTCAGCAGCGGCCCGAAGCCCGTCGCCGTCTCGCCGGGCGCGACGAGATTGACCGGCAGGTTGCGCCTGACGCCGTTGGACAGCAGCACGCAGCGGTTCAGCACGTTGCGGGCGAGATGGGCAAAGCCCGTCTGCGCCGCCTCGACATAGAGCGTGGTCGACAGCGGCAGCGAGCCGCCGGAGGCCATGACGTGATTGTCGAGCACGACCGGATTGTCGTCCGATTGCGCCGTCGCCTCGACGATGCGCTCGGCCGCATTCATCAGCGTATCGAGGCTGGCGCCGAAGACCTGCGCGGTCATGCGAAGGCTCAGCGGATCGTGGATCGCCGAGGGCGTCGGCCAGTGGCCCGAGGCGACCTGCGCCTCGAACCAGCACCCTGCCAGCGCCTCGCCATGGGCCGAAAGCCGCGCCGCCACGCGCCAGGGATCGGCGGACGCGCCGAGCGCCAGCGAGGACAGAACGCCCGTCACCATGAGGTTACGGATCGCCTTGGCCGCCTCGCGCACCACATTGGCCGCGGCCGCGTGCGAGATGGCATTGACGCTGAGGGCCGCCAGCGCATCGCGCGGCTGCATGCGGTAGGGGGCGAGGCCCGCGCGCTTCAGCGCTTCGGCCGCCGGCAGGCGCTCGCCGCCGTACCACGCCTCGCCCTCACCCGTCAGCACGGCCGCGACCTGCCCCATCAGGCCGATGTCGGCGCAGCCCATCGAGCCGTGCCGCCGCACGACGGGCACGACGTCCCGCTTGAGCAGCCCGAGAAAGGCATCGATGAGCTCCGGGCTGCAGCCGGAATAGCCGCCGAGCGCGGTGTTGACGCGAATGGCGATCGCCTTGCGCACGATCGACAGGGCGAAGGGCTCGCCGGTGCCGAAATGGTGCGCCTTCACGAGATTGTTGTTGAACTCGACGAGATCGTCCGCCGTCCACAGCTTGTCCTTCATCGATCCGACGCCGGTATTGGCGCCGTAGATCGGCAGGCCCGTGGCCAGACGGTCGGTGATGACGCGGCGCGTCATGCGGACACGGCCCATCCCCGTCTCGCAGGCGACCGGCCGCCGGGCACCGCTGCCGATCGCCTCCAGCACGGCGAAGTCCAGCGGTTGTCCGGTGAGATAGAGCGTATCGGCGGAAGCGAGCATGTTTCAAAAAGCCTGTGTGAAGCAATTCGAGGAAAAATGCGCAAACGGCGTCCCGTTCGCTTTGCATGGAAACCAGGGGCGGATGTTATGCGGAACACGGCCCGAACGTATATCCCAAAATCCGTACGCTTCATGCTACAATCCGAACGGATGACGGAAGCCGGAGGACCCGCCCGTGGATCTATCCACCCTTTGCCTTGTGCAGGGCATTCTCGAAGAACGCGGCATCCGCAGGGCAGCCGCCCGTGCGGAGCGTCCCGCCTCCAGCGCCAGCGCCGCGCTGCGCCGGGTGGAAGCCGCCCTTTCCGTGCCCCTGGCACGCCGCGAGGGGCAGGCCCTCGTGCCGACCCTGGAGGCCGAAGCCCGCCTGCCGCACTTTACCGAGATCGCCCGCGCAGCCGCAGGCCTCGCCGCCCTCGGCGGCGGAGGGGCGGCCCCCGCCGTCTCGCTGGCCGCCCTTGCCCGCTTCGCCGCAACGGCAAGGGCCGGCAGCATCAATGCCGCCGCCAGAAGCCTCGGCCTCGGCCAGCCGCAGCTCACCCGCCAGCTCAGCCATCTGGAGGCGGCCGTCGGCCGCGCGCTGCTCGACCGTTCGGCGAAGGGCATAAGCTGCACCGCGGCCGGCCTCGCGGCTCTGGCGCTCGCCGAGCGCATCGCCACGGCCTGGGACGCGCTTTCCGCCGCCTCCGCCGAGCGCTTCCGCCGCAGCGCCGCCACCTGGCGGCTCGGTACCGTCATCCCCTTCGGCCATGAGAGCGAGATCGCGGCCATGCTCGCGCGCCTCGCCGTCGGCTGGCGCGCCGCCCGCCCGCGCCAGCCGCTCTTCCTTGCCTCCACCACCGCGGACGAGCTCGTCTCGGGCCTGAAGAACCGCCGCTTCGACCTCGTCCTGCTCGACACCGACCGCTACCCCGCCGAATTCGACGGCCGGCTGATCGGCCGCTCGCGGCTCGCCCTCGCCGGCCCCCGCACCTTGGGGAGGTCGCACGACGTCGCCGCCCTCCTGCGGCAGCGCCCCATCGCCGTGCCGAGCCCGCGCAGCGGCCTCAGGCAGATGACGGACCGTTTCCTGGAAGCGACGCTGCCGCCGGCGGAACGCGCCCGCCTGACGCTGGTCGAGGTGGATTCGATCCCCGTCATCATCAATCTCGTATTGGACCACGGCCATCTCTCCATCCTGCCGGAGCACTCCGTCGCCAATATCGCCCCGCCGCCGACCCTCCTGCCGCTGGATGAAGCCTACCAGCAGTCGCTCAGCCTCGTCTGGCCGCGCGACGCCCTTTCCCGGCAGGCGGCGGACGCCATGATCGCGCTCCTGTCGGTGCCCTAGCCTTTCGCCCCGGCCCTGAGCCGTCGCCGCGTCTCCGTCGGGCTTTCGTGATAGTGCGCGCGGTAGCTGCGCGAGAAGGCGGAGGAGGAGTTGAAGCCGGTGAGCGCGGCGATGTCGGCGAATTCCGCCCTGGTCTCGATCACCCTGCGCCGGGCCGCGTTGAGGCGCAGCGCAAGGTAATGCCGGTGCGGCGCGACGCCCATCGCTTCCTGGAAGAGATCCTGCAGATGCCGCGCGCTGACGCCGACGCGCCTAGCCAGCCGCGCCAGCGTCAGCGGCGCGTCCACCGTCTCCTCCATCAGCCGCACCGCCTGGCTGACGCGCTGGTCCGCCACGCGCATGTTGCCGAGCGCCGGCACCTGCAGCAGCCCGCCGGTGCGCTCGTGCTCGTAGATGAACTGGCGCGAGACCTCGAGCGCCAGCGAATAGCCCTGTCGCCGGCGGATGATCTCCAGCATCAGGTCCAGCGTCGGCAGCGAGCCGCCCGTCGTGATGCGCTTGCCGTCGATGACGTAGCGCTCGCGCATCACCGCGATCTGCGGATAGCGCGAGGCGAAGTCCTCCATGTCCTCCCAGTGGGTCGTCACGGAATGGCCGTCGAGCAGGCTCGCCTCGGCGAGCAGCCAGCTTCCCGATTCGATGCCCGCCATCATGCTGCGATGGCGGGCCGTCTGCGAGAGCTGGCGGCGCAACAGGGATGTCGCACTCATCTGCCATTGGTAGCTCGAAAGCACGAAGAGCGGCGCCGTCTCCCGCTCCGGCCGGAACACTTCGTCCACGGGCACGGGAATGCGGCTGCGCGTCTCCACCGGCTCCCCGTCCGGCGAGAAGATGCGCCAGCGGTAAAGCTCCTGCCCCGAGATGCGGTTGGCGGCGCGCAGCGGCTCGATCACCGAGGCAACGAGGATGAGGTTCGTCTCGGGCAGCACCAGGATGTCGATGTCGAGCGTGTCGGATGAGGGATCGAGCATGGCGGGAGCTTGGCCGCCTGGCTCTTGAATTGTCAAGGATGGATCCGAAAAGTGAAAGCACTGCGCCTTCTCTTGGCCCGTAATGGCCTCAATGAGAATACCGGGAGAACGACAATGCCTCTTGCCATGAACCGTGACGTCTTCATCACCTGCGCCGTCACCGGCTCCGGCGACACCGCCGGCAAATCCCCCCACGTTCCACGCTCACCCAAGGAGATCGCCGAATCCGCGATCGAGGCCGCGAAAGCCGGCGCCGCCGTCGTGCACTGCCATGTCCGCGATCCGGAAACCGGCGCGCCGAGCCGCCGCAACGATCTCTACCGCGAGGTGACCGAGCGCATCCGCGACGCAGAGGTCGACGTCGTCCTCAACCTCACGGCCGGCATGGGCGGCGACATGACTTTCAGCAATGTCGAACAGCCGCTGCCGCTGAACCCCGCCGGCACCGACATGGTCGGGGCCACCGAGCGCGTTTCCCACGTCGCCGAATGCCTGCCGGAAATCTGCACGCTCGACTGCGGCACGATGAACTTCTCGCTCGGCGACTACGTGATGACCAACACGCCCTCCATGCTGCGCGCCATGGGCCGGATGATGACCGATCTCGGCGTCCGCCCCGAGATCGAGGCCTTCGACACCGGCCATCTCTGGTTCGCCAAGCAACTCGTCGAGGAAGGCGTCATCGAGGATCCGGTGCTCATCCAGCTCTGCATGGGCATTCCGTGGGGCGCGCCCGACGATCTCAACACCTATATGGCGATGGTCAACAACGTGCCCTCCAGCTGGACCTTCTCCGCCTTCTCCATCGGCCGCAACGCCATGGCCTATCCGGCCGCGGCCGTGCTTGCCGGCGGCAATGTCCGCGTCGGCCTCGAAGACAACCTCTATGTCGCCAAGGGCCAGCTCGCCACCAATGCGCAGCTCGTCGACAAGGCCGTCACCATCATCGAAAGCATGGGCGCCCGCGTCATCGGGCCGGCGGAAGTGCGCGAGAAGCTGAAGCTGACGAAGCGCGCGCCACGCGGCTGACCGGACAGGAAGCGCTAGCCCCCTCACCCGCCCTTCGGGCACCTTCTCCCCGCTGGGGAGAAGCGAAACAGGCCGGGGCTTTGCCACAACTCCCTTCTCCCCTCGGGGAGAAGGTGCCGGCAGGCGGATGAGGGGCAGCGACGCCCGCACACATAACGAATTGAGGGAACGCATGAGCACGACCACCATCAACAAGGCAGCTTGCGTCGGCGGCGGCGTCATCGGCGGTGCGTGGGTCGCCCGCTTCGCGCTGGCCGGCATCGACGTCAAGGTCTTCGACCCGCATCCGGAAGCCGAGCGCATCATCGGCGAGGTCATGGCCAATGCCGAGCGCGCCTACGGCATGCTCACCATGGCCCCCCTGCCGCCGAAGGGCAAGGTCACCTTCTGCAAGAGCATCGAAGACGCCGTGCAAGACGCTGACTGGATTCAGGAAAGCGTGCCCGAGCGGCTGGAGCTGAAGCGTGGCGTCCTGACCCAGATCGACGCCGCCGCAAAGCCCGACACCCTGATCGGCTCCTCCACCTCGGGCCTGATGCCGACCGATCTCCAGCGGGACATGAAGCATCCCGAGCGCCTGTTCGTGGCGCACCCCTACAACCCCGTCTACCTGCTGCCGCTCGCCGAACTCGTCGGCGGCCAGAAGACGTCGCGCGCCGTGCTGGAGGATGCCAGAGCCAAGCTCGCCCCAATCGGCATGAAGGGCGTGATCATCAACAAGGAGATCGAGGCCTTCGTCGGCGACCGGCTGCTCGAAGCCGTCTGGCGCGAGGGTCTATGGCTCATCAAGGACGACATCTGCGACACGGAAACGCTCGACGACGTGATCCGCTATTCCTTCGGCATGCGCTGGGCGCAGATGGGCATGTTCGAGACCTACCGCATCGCCGGCGGCGAGGCGGGCATGCGCCACTTCCTC
It encodes the following:
- a CDS encoding Zn-dependent hydrolase translates to MARASNLPVDPARIADVIDGLALITEPDRPYTRRAFSALFPAGRAFLEKKFKAAGLETRIDAAGNLVARRAGKKPGLGTIMLGSHSDTVPDGGRYDGIAGVAVALEVARALADRGIALDHDLEVVDFLAEEVSIFGVSCIGSRGMAGVLPEDWLSRQSDGLTLEAGIRNAGGDPARIAAEARRDIAAFLELHIEQGPVLETERLDIGVVTAIAGITRIEIVVEGRADHAGTTPMGRRADALAAAARLVTGVEALATSLAAGPGHFTATVGEFAIEPNAANVVPSRVRLLIDARAEERTTMEVFAASVEQLAANVARETGTVIGPPRRISDNMPTPGDPLVLDVLDAACVAAGASHRRMASGAGHDTAFMAKVTRAAMIFVPCLGGRSHAPEEFAETDDIALGAAVLLNAVIQLDEKLQDVIQESV
- a CDS encoding DUF917 domain-containing protein; the protein is MGRILKEKDVEAAVKGGSVYAAGGGGWADHGRMLGHAAVSIGKPELVSIDELCDDDWVATAAAIGAPASTTPWEMRGVDYVKAVQLLQEALGETVAALMVGQNGRSSTLNGWLPSAILGTKVLDAVGDMRAHPTGDMGSIGMAGSPDEMIQTAVGGNREENRYIELVVRGATAKVSPILRTASDMSGGFIASCRNPLRASYVRKNAALGGISLALDLGEAIIAAEAKGGSAVIDAIVKTTGGAILSEGTITDKSVVYTKEAFDIGTVTLGTGDSASVLHVMNEYMAVESAGGKRLATFPDVITTLSPEGEPLSVGQLEVGMKVFVLHVPKTIIPLASSVLDPTVYPSVEKAMGIELARYALAK
- a CDS encoding dihydroorotase family protein produces the protein MADFDLVVKGTVVLADRIVDGGHVAVRDGKVVHVGQGTMPAAKERHDLSGALILPGAIDAQVHSLSQKNQEDFIWSTRSAAAGGVTTIVDMPYDEGNLVCSAEAVKRKVDHAGPQARVDFALYGTVDPEEGPARIGEMVEAGVAAFKFSTFGTDPKRFPRIPAALLEDCFRAIAPTGLTAGVHNEDDEAVRAAIAKVKAAGITDYRAHGLSRPPLTELLASNQIYETGAATGCPAHVVHCSLGRGYEIAAAYRAQGHRATIECCIHYLTLDEENDVARLGGKAKINPPIRPRAEVEKLWRHVAAGNVTLVSTDHVSWSEDRKTDPDMLANASGVPGLEVMVPLFIKGALERGIPLTRAAGLMALNPARHFRLDHAKGALEAGKDADITVLTPEPYTYDAAASGHNVVGWSPYNGIRLPWRVSATWLRGRLAFDGTTVLAEPGTGAFVRPLPTLAVAGAV
- a CDS encoding 3-keto-5-aminohexanoate cleavage protein; protein product: MPLAMNRDVFITCAVTGSGDTAGKSPHVPRSPKEIAESAIEAAKAGAAVVHCHVRDPETGAPSRRNDLYREVTERIRDAEVDVVLNLTAGMGGDMTFSNVEQPLPLNPAGTDMVGATERVSHVAECLPEICTLDCGTMNFSLGDYVMTNTPSMLRAMGRMMTDLGVRPEIEAFDTGHLWFAKQLVEEGVIEDPVLIQLCMGIPWGAPDDLNTYMAMVNNVPSSWTFSAFSIGRNAMAYPAAAVLAGGNVRVGLEDNLYVAKGQLATNAQLVDKAVTIIESMGARVIGPAEVREKLKLTKRAPRG
- a CDS encoding GlxA family transcriptional regulator, translated to MLDPSSDTLDIDILVLPETNLILVASVIEPLRAANRISGQELYRWRIFSPDGEPVETRSRIPVPVDEVFRPERETAPLFVLSSYQWQMSATSLLRRQLSQTARHRSMMAGIESGSWLLAEASLLDGHSVTTHWEDMEDFASRYPQIAVMRERYVIDGKRITTGGSLPTLDLMLEIIRRRQGYSLALEVSRQFIYEHERTGGLLQVPALGNMRVADQRVSQAVRLMEETVDAPLTLARLARRVGVSARHLQDLFQEAMGVAPHRHYLALRLNAARRRVIETRAEFADIAALTGFNSSSAFSRSYRAHYHESPTETRRRLRAGAKG
- a CDS encoding LysR family transcriptional regulator, which codes for MDLSTLCLVQGILEERGIRRAAARAERPASSASAALRRVEAALSVPLARREGQALVPTLEAEARLPHFTEIARAAAGLAALGGGGAAPAVSLAALARFAATARAGSINAAARSLGLGQPQLTRQLSHLEAAVGRALLDRSAKGISCTAAGLAALALAERIATAWDALSAASAERFRRSAATWRLGTVIPFGHESEIAAMLARLAVGWRAARPRQPLFLASTTADELVSGLKNRRFDLVLLDTDRYPAEFDGRLIGRSRLALAGPRTLGRSHDVAALLRQRPIAVPSPRSGLRQMTDRFLEATLPPAERARLTLVEVDSIPVIINLVLDHGHLSILPEHSVANIAPPPTLLPLDEAYQQSLSLVWPRDALSRQAADAMIALLSVP
- a CDS encoding TfoX/Sxy family protein, producing the protein MARDRELEDIVRADLGLRAGLSEKPMFGGLAWLLDGHLLCGASRQGLMVRLGKGNDAFALAIDGVGPVRMGQRAMEGWVRASPEACSDEVLRRRLIGEAIAFVDTLPPK
- a CDS encoding aromatic amino acid lyase; this translates as MLASADTLYLTGQPLDFAVLEAIGSGARRPVACETGMGRVRMTRRVITDRLATGLPIYGANTGVGSMKDKLWTADDLVEFNNNLVKAHHFGTGEPFALSIVRKAIAIRVNTALGGYSGCSPELIDAFLGLLKRDVVPVVRRHGSMGCADIGLMGQVAAVLTGEGEAWYGGERLPAAEALKRAGLAPYRMQPRDALAALSVNAISHAAAANVVREAAKAIRNLMVTGVLSSLALGASADPWRVAARLSAHGEALAGCWFEAQVASGHWPTPSAIHDPLSLRMTAQVFGASLDTLMNAAERIVEATAQSDDNPVVLDNHVMASGGSLPLSTTLYVEAAQTGFAHLARNVLNRCVLLSNGVRRNLPVNLVAPGETATGFGPLLKLAVELYMRIQSLAVPISAQSIVVAGGLEEEATFLPLIVERMESQVRDLHQLAALEAMLSAQAVDLAGDNVEGVAAIAYQRTRAISPFYRKDRPLSAEIEALDRDLASPEALAAFVEAAPMADFDAFFALKP